A window of Fundulus heteroclitus isolate FHET01 chromosome 15, MU-UCD_Fhet_4.1, whole genome shotgun sequence contains these coding sequences:
- the LOC105930534 gene encoding tumor protein D53 homolog: protein METRQQELYSSVLSEAVLDWASVGPEEEWLNSATHEGDMGLDRFHHSGGEESSRRSSHGEDLAPLVQNGESLTDWGNTSSRVEDQWCRTSGCQSDSWAMSTTWDMQLDSTERGRLTAGFLDSQPLREADEDMVSEVSLNTTNMTEEEREEILQELTKLEEEISTLKQVLLSKEKQHAELKQKLGITPLSELRNNFSRGWHDMQTSTAYKKTSETLSTAGQKTSAAFSNLGTALTRKFGDMR, encoded by the exons AGCTGTACTCTAGTGTTCTGAGTGAAGCAGTGCTGGACTGGGCCAGCGTGGGCCCCGAGGAGGAATGGCTTAACTCAGCCACACATGAAGGAGACATGG GTTTGGATAGGTTTCACCACTCTGGTGGGGAGGAGTCCAGTCGGAGGAGCTCACATGGGGAGGACTTGGCCCCGCTGGTCCAAAATGGGGAAAGCCTGACAGATTGGGGTAACACCTCGTCCCGGGTGGAGGATCAGTGGTGTCGCACATCAGGGTGTCAGTCTGACAGCTGGGCCATGTCCACCACTTGGGACATGCAGCTAGACAGCACAG AGAGAGGACGCCTGACTGCAG GTTTTCTAGACTCTCAGCCTCTGAGGGAGGCCGACGAGGATATGGTGTCAGAAGTCAGCCTGAACACCACCAACATGACCGAGGAGGAGAGGGAAGAGATTCTGCAGGAGCTGACCAAA CTGGAAGAAGAGATCAGCACACTGAAGCAGGTTTTGTTGTCCAAAGAGAAGCAGCACGCTGAGCTCAAACAGAAGCTGGGGATCACTCCCCTCAGCGAGCTGAGGAACAACTTCAGCCGAGGCTGGCACGACATGCAGACCTCCACCGC ATACAAGAAGACATCGGAGACGCTGTCCACCGCAGGACAGAAAACCTCAGCTGCCTTCAGTAACCTTGGGACCGCCCTCACCAGGAAGTTTGGAGACATGAGGTAA